GACGGCATCAACCGCCGGATCGGGGAGTTTTACGCGGGCGATTGGCTGGCGATGCCCTTCGAGTACTGGCTCCTATGCATCCAGTCCGTGTTGTTGGACGGCATCGGCCTCCCCGTGCTGCCGGCGCAATGGGAGACCGCCGATGTCCTCGCGACAATGATGTTGTTGGCTCGGTTCTTCGATGGCGAGGGCGATTGGATCAACAACGCCCCCGCCCAGCCCGAAAACTACCTCCTCTATCTGACCCTGGGTGGCGCTTATGGTGCCGAGGGTGAGGCCATGTTCGGGGACCTGCGGTGGATCAACGACCCCTCCGCGCTGACTGTCGTCCCGTCGGGCGGCGCCAAGGCCTTGCAACGCTCGAAGCAAGGGACACCTTCTCTCGAAGGCGTCAACCTTGACGCTCTCGGGAACGCAATCAGCGACATGAATGCTCAGACCGCGAGGATCCGAGAGCTGCTCGAGAACGTCGGCGCCGACGTCGACCTCGGCAGCTACGCATGGTCGATGTCCGGTGAAAAAACTGCCTCGGGCAACCCAATGCTCTACTCGGGGCCGCAGATGGGATTTCTGGCGCCGTCCATCATCGCCGAGGGCTCGATCCGCGGTGGCGGCATCGAGGTTTCCGGCATGCACGTGCCCGGCATTCCGGCCATCTTTGTCGGGCGCACGCCGCACCACGCGTGGTCGTTGCAGACCGGTCACGCCCACACTGTCGACTTCTGGCTCGAGGCACCGGAGACGGTATCACTGCACCGCATGGAGACTATCAACGTTTTCGGCGGGGACCCCGTCATGCTCCCGGTGTTCCGCGGCTTGCACGGACCGATCATCAACCCGATGCCCTACAACCCCATGGAACCGCCGGAATTGATTCTCTCCTGGTCCTTCAGCGCCTGGAACCACGAGGCTGACGCCATCGACCTTGCGCTCGGCTTCGCACGCGCCCAGAGCATGGACGATTTTGATGCCGCCGTCCAATCCGCCCCGGTCAGCTTCCACATGAACTACATCGACCGCGACGGCAACTTCGCCTACTGGATGTCGGGCTGGGACCCGATTCGCGGAGCTGGGTACAACCCACTTTTTCCGTCGATCACTGGCACCACCGGGGAATGGACCGGCGAGCTTCGGCCTCGCACCAACGATCGGAACAACCCGAGAGGGTGGTACGGCGGCTGGAACAACAAGGCCGCGATTGACTACCCCAACGGTACCAGCAACTACAGCTACTATTTCGGCCCGTGGCACCGCGCGCACGTCGTCGACGAATACCTGTCAACCCACGATGACCTGACCTTCGAGGAGGTCCGCGAGCTGGCACTCAACATCGCCACAACGGACAGCATCGACGGCGGTGGCGACACCTGGACCTACGTCGCGGATGCTTTCAAGGCAGCGGTCGTGGCCGACCCGAATGAAGACCGCAATGCGGCCATTGCCATGCTCGACGCGTGGGACCGCCACTTCGTGGCCGGTGGACCCAGCGAGTGGCGTTTCGGCGCCTATAAGGCCGACGCCTGGATGCTGCAGGACTGGTGGGTCGAAGAGGTCCTTCGAATTACTTTCGAGGACGAGTTCGCGATGGCTGGGATGAGCTGGGAACAGCAGCCAAAATCCATACTGTATAACGTACTGATACGAGCCCTGGCCGGGCAGACCTACTACGACTGGTTCCAGGACAAGCGGGGAACAGGCGACAAACCTGTCGGAGCAGAGGCGATCATCATCCGCGCGCTTGACAACGTGATCGAGCACGCAGGTCTGGGACCGTACAACGAACCGCGCGGCACGATCAGCCACACTCACGGCGTGTTCACTTTTGTGGATATTCTCGGCCCGCTTTGGACCGCAACGCCATATTCGAATCGTTCGACCTATGCCCAGGTCCTCGAGTATGATATGAACGGTCCGGCGCGGATCGAGTCCATGTTCCCATTGGGCGAGTCGGGTGCGATGTACTATAACGGAACGTTGACGCCCACCTTCGACCCCAACTTCTTCTCGATGGTGCCGGCATTCGACGCCTTTCTGCCGAGGCCGTTCCCGCTCTTCGAATAGAGCGTCCATCCGTCTGAGATTACGCCCCGCTCTTCGGAGCGGGGCTTTTAAATTTCGGATTTCGAATTTCGGATTTTCCGCCCACCCCACCCTCCCGGTGTCTGGGGGGTCGGGTGGGAAATTACAATTTCGAATTTCGAAATGCGCGGAACGGTGGGCGGCATTCCCCATTCCTAATTCCTAATTCCTAATTCCTAATTCGAAAAGGGTATCCTCTTTCGGTGACGAAACTGAACACCTTGAGCCCCGGCTTCGACTGGCGGGCGGATGCCGTCGGCTGGCCTGTGACGACCGACGTCGGTCCTGGTCTCACCGGGGTGGTGGCGGCCGGGACCGAGGTCATGTGGCTCGACCCGTCGAGCGGCCAGCTGGCCTACCGCGGGGTGCCGGTCGATGAGCTCGCCGGACGGGCAGATTTCGAGGAGGTCGCCCACCTCTTGATCACAGGCAGCACTCCCGACGACGATCCCGAAGGGCTGGCCGAGTTTCGCAACCAGGTTCGAT
Above is a window of Acidobacteriota bacterium DNA encoding:
- a CDS encoding penicillin acylase family protein; protein product: MRASKLMVTILVLAVAVGATAQTLDRQPINLGRSNARRAAVVPTDTTKDDTPVATTRDAQGIWFIEGGSLYDVYEAMGYAVATDRLWQMDVYRRTARGKLAEILGPAGVELDVPMRIMGYSEEEYAAQLAALSADGQTIVQAFTDGINRRIGEFYAGDWLAMPFEYWLLCIQSVLLDGIGLPVLPAQWETADVLATMMLLARFFDGEGDWINNAPAQPENYLLYLTLGGAYGAEGEAMFGDLRWINDPSALTVVPSGGAKALQRSKQGTPSLEGVNLDALGNAISDMNAQTARIRELLENVGADVDLGSYAWSMSGEKTASGNPMLYSGPQMGFLAPSIIAEGSIRGGGIEVSGMHVPGIPAIFVGRTPHHAWSLQTGHAHTVDFWLEAPETVSLHRMETINVFGGDPVMLPVFRGLHGPIINPMPYNPMEPPELILSWSFSAWNHEADAIDLALGFARAQSMDDFDAAVQSAPVSFHMNYIDRDGNFAYWMSGWDPIRGAGYNPLFPSITGTTGEWTGELRPRTNDRNNPRGWYGGWNNKAAIDYPNGTSNYSYYFGPWHRAHVVDEYLSTHDDLTFEEVRELALNIATTDSIDGGGDTWTYVADAFKAAVVADPNEDRNAAIAMLDAWDRHFVAGGPSEWRFGAYKADAWMLQDWWVEEVLRITFEDEFAMAGMSWEQQPKSILYNVLIRALAGQTYYDWFQDKRGTGDKPVGAEAIIIRALDNVIEHAGLGPYNEPRGTISHTHGVFTFVDILGPLWTATPYSNRSTYAQVLEYDMNGPARIESMFPLGESGAMYYNGTLTPTFDPNFFSMVPAFDAFLPRPFPLFE